From Pontibacillus halophilus JSM 076056 = DSM 19796, one genomic window encodes:
- a CDS encoding homoserine dehydrogenase: MATIKIALLGFGTVGRGVYEVIQSHQNTLYEQTDSHIEVSAVLVQHPNQQRELPEHILVTDSIEDILKTDIHIVIEAIVGENPAYPYLKQAIEKGCHVITANKAMFANHGDELNQLATEHGVKVGYEATTAGGIPIIRTLQQLRVNQVQRIEGILNGTSNYILSKMADEQLEFDDALAQAKELGYAEADPANDIEGLDAFYKLMILSDTAFSSQPDWSDVMINGIKGITLDHIKETISSGKVIKHVATIQNEDGALRASVQPMLLSPDHPLASIKGVDNAITIDTDLLGKVTLQGPGAGRYPTASALLEDLVSVVKEEVQTSVPYRLQKHLQIVKG; the protein is encoded by the coding sequence ATGGCCACAATTAAAATTGCACTACTCGGGTTCGGCACAGTTGGGAGAGGTGTCTATGAGGTAATTCAATCTCATCAGAACACGCTATACGAACAAACCGATTCTCACATCGAAGTGAGCGCTGTTCTCGTTCAACATCCCAACCAGCAACGGGAGCTACCTGAACACATACTTGTAACAGACTCGATAGAAGACATTCTAAAGACAGACATTCACATTGTTATTGAAGCCATTGTAGGAGAGAATCCTGCCTATCCTTATTTGAAACAGGCAATCGAGAAAGGATGCCATGTCATCACGGCTAACAAAGCGATGTTTGCTAATCACGGTGATGAATTAAATCAACTCGCTACAGAACATGGTGTCAAGGTCGGCTACGAAGCAACAACCGCTGGCGGTATTCCAATCATCCGAACGTTACAGCAACTTCGGGTGAATCAAGTACAGCGGATTGAAGGAATCCTGAATGGAACGTCTAACTATATCCTCTCTAAGATGGCAGATGAGCAGCTAGAGTTTGATGATGCTTTGGCACAAGCTAAGGAGTTAGGCTATGCAGAAGCAGATCCAGCTAATGACATTGAAGGGCTTGATGCCTTTTACAAGCTTATGATTTTAAGCGATACCGCTTTCTCCAGTCAGCCAGATTGGTCGGATGTGATGATTAACGGAATTAAAGGCATTACGTTAGACCACATAAAAGAAACGATTTCTTCCGGTAAAGTCATTAAACATGTAGCAACAATCCAGAATGAAGATGGTGCGCTCAGGGCATCTGTCCAACCAATGCTCCTTAGCCCTGATCACCCGCTTGCTTCTATTAAAGGTGTCGATAACGCCATTACCATCGACACAGACTTGCTCGGGAAGGTTACCCTACAAGGTCCTGGAGCTGGTCGTTATCCGACTGCAAGTGCGTTACTCGAAGACCTTGTATCTGTAGTAAAAGAAGAAGTTCAGACGTCCGTGCCCTATCGCTTACAGAAACACTTACAAATTGTGAAAGGATGA
- a CDS encoding O-acetylhomoserine aminocarboxypropyltransferase/cysteine synthase family protein, which yields MSLPFHTYKPDTLSLHGGQQPDPTTGSRAVPIYQTTSYVFRDTEHAQNLFALAEPGNIYSRIGNPTVDAFEQRIALLEDGVAAVATSSGMAAITLAILNVAEAGDEIVASTHLYGGTYNLLANTLPRYGINVTFVDGEEPARFKDAITSKTKAIFAETIGNPSLHVLDIEAVADIAHEAEIPLIVDNTFATPLGCQPLNWGADVVVHSATKWIGGHGTTIAGVVVDGGRFNWNNKKFPGFTEPDQSYHGIRYGVDVGSAAFATKLRVQLLRDIGAALSPHSAFLLLQGIETLPLRLTRHTENAQWIAEQLNEHPGVDWVSYPGLENHPAHELGKKYLSNGFGSIVVFGIRGGREEGRKVIDSINLFSHLANVGDAKSLIIHPASTTHQQLNEEDLRKTGVREEMIRLSIGLEDREDLLQDLTDAIEKATDTTKPPAKSPNDLTDLHVLASSLYRDESTVRPKSIAVVGARHVSDPIVLTSLTKLARLGFHVKFLDDAPDEFEHFETISSLNEEDIIYILAEEDEAFTRIQEARQSIILSNRKLVSNPTFHVYEEIDAYEVAIQLRTTGTITDVVTT from the coding sequence ATGTCATTACCTTTCCACACGTACAAACCAGATACGCTTAGTCTACACGGTGGACAGCAACCGGATCCAACTACAGGTTCTCGCGCTGTGCCGATTTATCAAACGACCTCTTATGTATTTAGAGACACAGAACACGCGCAGAATTTATTTGCATTAGCGGAACCTGGGAACATTTATTCAAGGATTGGGAATCCAACCGTTGATGCGTTTGAACAGCGAATTGCATTGTTAGAGGATGGTGTCGCGGCAGTAGCCACATCTTCTGGAATGGCAGCCATTACACTCGCCATTTTAAATGTGGCAGAAGCTGGGGATGAAATTGTTGCGTCTACTCACCTGTATGGAGGTACCTACAATTTACTAGCGAATACGCTACCTCGTTATGGAATAAACGTCACATTCGTAGATGGTGAGGAACCGGCTCGATTTAAAGATGCAATCACTTCGAAGACGAAAGCCATCTTTGCTGAAACGATTGGCAACCCTAGCTTGCATGTGCTCGATATAGAAGCTGTTGCAGACATTGCACACGAAGCAGAAATTCCACTTATCGTAGATAATACCTTTGCCACTCCGCTAGGGTGCCAACCTTTAAATTGGGGTGCAGATGTTGTGGTCCACTCGGCAACAAAGTGGATTGGTGGACATGGTACGACGATTGCTGGTGTCGTGGTCGATGGTGGAAGATTTAATTGGAACAATAAGAAGTTCCCTGGATTTACTGAACCGGATCAAAGCTACCATGGGATTCGCTATGGAGTCGATGTTGGTTCAGCTGCATTTGCAACGAAACTGCGCGTTCAACTCCTTCGTGATATTGGGGCAGCTCTTAGTCCTCACAGTGCTTTCCTGCTGTTGCAAGGAATTGAAACGTTACCACTAAGACTCACAAGACATACCGAAAATGCGCAATGGATTGCTGAGCAATTAAACGAACATCCAGGTGTTGATTGGGTCAGTTATCCAGGACTCGAGAATCACCCAGCTCATGAGTTAGGAAAGAAATACCTATCAAATGGATTCGGCTCAATTGTCGTATTTGGAATACGAGGTGGGCGTGAAGAAGGACGAAAAGTCATTGATTCTATCAACCTATTCTCACACCTAGCGAATGTTGGAGATGCGAAGTCGCTGATTATTCATCCTGCTTCCACGACCCACCAGCAGTTGAACGAAGAAGATTTAAGAAAGACTGGCGTACGTGAGGAAATGATTCGACTGTCAATTGGTCTAGAAGACCGAGAAGATTTGTTACAGGACTTGACAGACGCCATTGAGAAAGCGACCGATACAACCAAACCTCCAGCGAAGAGCCCAAACGACTTAACAGACTTGCATGTATTAGCTTCTTCGCTATATAGAGATGAATCAACTGTTCGTCCAAAGTCGATTGCAGTAGTTGGCGCAAGACACGTATCAGACCCTATTGTTCTTACTAGCCTAACGAAACTAGCGAGGCTTGGTTTCCATGTGAAGTTCTTGGATGATGCGCCAGACGAATTTGAGCACTTCGAAACCATTTCTAGTCTGAATGAAGAGGATATTATCTACATCCTAGCAGAAGAGGATGAGGCATTCACTCGTATTCAAGAAGCCCGTCAATCCATCATTCTATCAAACAGAAAGCTCGTCTCGAATCCTACCTTCCATGTGTATGAAGAGATTGATGCTTATGAAGTAGCCATTCAACTTAGAACGACAGGTACCATTACTGATGTAGTCACAACCTAA